A region of Toxorhynchites rutilus septentrionalis strain SRP chromosome 1, ASM2978413v1, whole genome shotgun sequence DNA encodes the following proteins:
- the LOC129772706 gene encoding thioredoxin reductase 1, mitochondrial isoform X2 translates to MVAFICCVGRTRHQMRSLSTNSEMDTHRRAEENFEYDLVVIGGGSGGLACAKEAVQFGAKVAVLDFVKPSPRGTKWGLGGTCVNVGCIPKKLMHQAALLGEAIHDSQPYGWKFADPTSVKHDWATLTESVQNHIKSVNWVTRVDLRDKKVEYVNGLGYFQDAHNVVAVMKNQTERVLNAKYVVIAVGGRPRYPNIPGAVEHGITSDDIFSLPQEPGKTLVVGAGYIGLECAGFLKGLGYDATVMVRSILLRGFDQQMATMVGDAMVEKGIKFIHKTQPKSVEKQDDGRLLVKYASDDGTEGSDVYDTVLFAIGRTALTDDLKLDQAGIVTAEGGKSDKLDVDTFETTNVANVFAVGDVLYKKPELTPVAIHAGRLLARRLFNNQTDVMDYVDVATTVFSPLEYGCVGLSEEAAEEQFGKDKVEVYHAYYKPTEFFVPQRSVRYCYLKAVSLLEGDQKVLGLHFLGPAAGEVIQGFAAALKSGLTMKILKNTVGIHPTVAEEFTRLLITKSSGLDPTPATCCS, encoded by the exons ATGGTGGCATTTATCTGTTGTGTTGGGAGAACACGACATCAAATGCGCAGTTTATCGACAAACAGCGAAATGGATACTCATCGGAGAGCAG AGGAAAACTTCGAGTACGACCTGGTCGTCATCGGCGGTGGCTCCGGTGGGTTGGCTTGCGCCAAGGAAGCCGTCCAGTTCGGGGCCAAAGTGGCTGTGCTGGATTTCGTCAAACCATCGCCCCGTGGCACAAAGTGGGGTCTCGGTGGGACCTGCGTGAACGTTGGATGCATTCCCAAGAAGCTGATGCACCAAGCGGCTCTGCTCGGTGAGGCTATCCAT GATTCTCAGCCCTATGGGTGGAAATTTGCCGATCCGACATCCGTCAAGCACGATTGGGCCACCCTGACCGAGTCGGTGCAGAATCACATTAAATCCGTCAACTGGGTGACTCGGGTGGATCTACGCGACAAGAAAGTTGAGTACGTCAATGGGTTGGGTTACTTCCAAGATGCCCACAATGTGGTGGCTGTGATGAAGAATCAAACCGAACGTGTGTTGAACGCCAAGTACGTGGTCATCGCTGTTGGTGGTCGCCCACGCTATCCAAACATTCCGGGCGCCGTGGAGCACGGCATTACCAGTGATGACATCTTTAGTTTACCCCAAGAGCCAGGCAAAACGCTGGTGGTGGGAGCTGGCTACATCGGACTGGAGTGCGCCGGTTTCCTAAAAGGATTGGGTTACGATGCGACCGTGATGGTGCGATCAATTCTGCTGCGTGGTTTCGACCAGCAGATGGCTACCATGGTTGGCGACGCAATGGTTGAGAAAGGCATCAAGTTCATACACAAAACTCAACCTAAATCGGTAGAGAAACAGGATGATGGCCGCCTGCTCGTGAAATACGCTTCCGATGATGGTACCGAGGGTAGCGATGTGTACGATACGGTCTTATTTGCCATTGGCCGAACTGCTTTGACCGATGATTTGAAACTGGATCAGGCAGGTATTGTTACGGCTGAAGGAGGCAAGTCCGATAAGCTTGATGTAGACACGTTCGAAACGACGAATGTTGCGAATGTTTTCGCCGTTGGTGATGTGTTGTACAAGAAGCCTGAATTGACGCCGGTGGCTATACATGCTGGTCGTCTGTTGGCACGACGACTTTTCAACAATCAAACCGATGTGATGGATTACGTCGATGTGGCGACAACCGTGTTCTCTCCTCTGGAGTATGGCTGCGTTGGACTGAGCGAAGAGGCTGCCGAGGAACAGTTCGGCAAGGACAAGGTCGAGGTGTACCACGCGTACTACAAACCAACGGAATTCTTTGTCCCACAGCGTAGTGTGCGGTACTGCTATCTGAAGGCGGTATCCCTGTTGGAAGGAGACCAGAAGGTTCTTGGATTACACTTCCTCGGCCCAGCTGCGGGAGAAGTCATCCAAGGCTTTGCCGCTGCCTTGAAATCGGGACTCACGATGAAGATTTTGAAGAATACTGTCGGTATCCACCCAACCGTGGCAGAGGAATTCACCCGACTGCTGATTACGAAGAGTTCCGGACTGGATCCAACTCCAGCCACATGCTGCAGCTAA
- the LOC129772706 gene encoding thioredoxin reductase 1, mitochondrial isoform X4 codes for MAPINQENFEYDLVVIGGGSGGLACAKEAVQFGAKVAVLDFVKPSPRGTKWGLGGTCVNVGCIPKKLMHQAALLGEAIHDSQPYGWKFADPTSVKHDWATLTESVQNHIKSVNWVTRVDLRDKKVEYVNGLGYFQDAHNVVAVMKNQTERVLNAKYVVIAVGGRPRYPNIPGAVEHGITSDDIFSLPQEPGKTLVVGAGYIGLECAGFLKGLGYDATVMVRSILLRGFDQQMATMVGDAMVEKGIKFIHKTQPKSVEKQDDGRLLVKYASDDGTEGSDVYDTVLFAIGRTALTDDLKLDQAGIVTAEGGKSDKLDVDTFETTNVANVFAVGDVLYKKPELTPVAIHAGRLLARRLFNNQTDVMDYVDVATTVFSPLEYGCVGLSEEAAEEQFGKDKVEVYHAYYKPTEFFVPQRSVRYCYLKAVSLLEGDQKVLGLHFLGPAAGEVIQGFAAALKSGLTMKILKNTVGIHPTVAEEFTRLLITKSSGLDPTPATCCS; via the exons ATGGCACCTATAAATC AGGAAAACTTCGAGTACGACCTGGTCGTCATCGGCGGTGGCTCCGGTGGGTTGGCTTGCGCCAAGGAAGCCGTCCAGTTCGGGGCCAAAGTGGCTGTGCTGGATTTCGTCAAACCATCGCCCCGTGGCACAAAGTGGGGTCTCGGTGGGACCTGCGTGAACGTTGGATGCATTCCCAAGAAGCTGATGCACCAAGCGGCTCTGCTCGGTGAGGCTATCCAT GATTCTCAGCCCTATGGGTGGAAATTTGCCGATCCGACATCCGTCAAGCACGATTGGGCCACCCTGACCGAGTCGGTGCAGAATCACATTAAATCCGTCAACTGGGTGACTCGGGTGGATCTACGCGACAAGAAAGTTGAGTACGTCAATGGGTTGGGTTACTTCCAAGATGCCCACAATGTGGTGGCTGTGATGAAGAATCAAACCGAACGTGTGTTGAACGCCAAGTACGTGGTCATCGCTGTTGGTGGTCGCCCACGCTATCCAAACATTCCGGGCGCCGTGGAGCACGGCATTACCAGTGATGACATCTTTAGTTTACCCCAAGAGCCAGGCAAAACGCTGGTGGTGGGAGCTGGCTACATCGGACTGGAGTGCGCCGGTTTCCTAAAAGGATTGGGTTACGATGCGACCGTGATGGTGCGATCAATTCTGCTGCGTGGTTTCGACCAGCAGATGGCTACCATGGTTGGCGACGCAATGGTTGAGAAAGGCATCAAGTTCATACACAAAACTCAACCTAAATCGGTAGAGAAACAGGATGATGGCCGCCTGCTCGTGAAATACGCTTCCGATGATGGTACCGAGGGTAGCGATGTGTACGATACGGTCTTATTTGCCATTGGCCGAACTGCTTTGACCGATGATTTGAAACTGGATCAGGCAGGTATTGTTACGGCTGAAGGAGGCAAGTCCGATAAGCTTGATGTAGACACGTTCGAAACGACGAATGTTGCGAATGTTTTCGCCGTTGGTGATGTGTTGTACAAGAAGCCTGAATTGACGCCGGTGGCTATACATGCTGGTCGTCTGTTGGCACGACGACTTTTCAACAATCAAACCGATGTGATGGATTACGTCGATGTGGCGACAACCGTGTTCTCTCCTCTGGAGTATGGCTGCGTTGGACTGAGCGAAGAGGCTGCCGAGGAACAGTTCGGCAAGGACAAGGTCGAGGTGTACCACGCGTACTACAAACCAACGGAATTCTTTGTCCCACAGCGTAGTGTGCGGTACTGCTATCTGAAGGCGGTATCCCTGTTGGAAGGAGACCAGAAGGTTCTTGGATTACACTTCCTCGGCCCAGCTGCGGGAGAAGTCATCCAAGGCTTTGCCGCTGCCTTGAAATCGGGACTCACGATGAAGATTTTGAAGAATACTGTCGGTATCCACCCAACCGTGGCAGAGGAATTCACCCGACTGCTGATTACGAAGAGTTCCGGACTGGATCCAACTCCAGCCACATGCTGCAGCTAA
- the LOC129772706 gene encoding thioredoxin reductase 1, mitochondrial isoform X1 encodes MSLFVTRRVGNLINVHLTRFLRTHTSALVTNIPILERSCPPTIEENFEYDLVVIGGGSGGLACAKEAVQFGAKVAVLDFVKPSPRGTKWGLGGTCVNVGCIPKKLMHQAALLGEAIHDSQPYGWKFADPTSVKHDWATLTESVQNHIKSVNWVTRVDLRDKKVEYVNGLGYFQDAHNVVAVMKNQTERVLNAKYVVIAVGGRPRYPNIPGAVEHGITSDDIFSLPQEPGKTLVVGAGYIGLECAGFLKGLGYDATVMVRSILLRGFDQQMATMVGDAMVEKGIKFIHKTQPKSVEKQDDGRLLVKYASDDGTEGSDVYDTVLFAIGRTALTDDLKLDQAGIVTAEGGKSDKLDVDTFETTNVANVFAVGDVLYKKPELTPVAIHAGRLLARRLFNNQTDVMDYVDVATTVFSPLEYGCVGLSEEAAEEQFGKDKVEVYHAYYKPTEFFVPQRSVRYCYLKAVSLLEGDQKVLGLHFLGPAAGEVIQGFAAALKSGLTMKILKNTVGIHPTVAEEFTRLLITKSSGLDPTPATCCS; translated from the exons ATGTCACTATTTGTGACGCGACGCGTTGGAAACCTTATAAATGTGCATCTGACAAGGTTCCTTCGCACGCACACCTCTGCGCTAGTGA CGAATATCCCGATTCTTGAAAGAAGCTGTCCTCCCACGATAG AGGAAAACTTCGAGTACGACCTGGTCGTCATCGGCGGTGGCTCCGGTGGGTTGGCTTGCGCCAAGGAAGCCGTCCAGTTCGGGGCCAAAGTGGCTGTGCTGGATTTCGTCAAACCATCGCCCCGTGGCACAAAGTGGGGTCTCGGTGGGACCTGCGTGAACGTTGGATGCATTCCCAAGAAGCTGATGCACCAAGCGGCTCTGCTCGGTGAGGCTATCCAT GATTCTCAGCCCTATGGGTGGAAATTTGCCGATCCGACATCCGTCAAGCACGATTGGGCCACCCTGACCGAGTCGGTGCAGAATCACATTAAATCCGTCAACTGGGTGACTCGGGTGGATCTACGCGACAAGAAAGTTGAGTACGTCAATGGGTTGGGTTACTTCCAAGATGCCCACAATGTGGTGGCTGTGATGAAGAATCAAACCGAACGTGTGTTGAACGCCAAGTACGTGGTCATCGCTGTTGGTGGTCGCCCACGCTATCCAAACATTCCGGGCGCCGTGGAGCACGGCATTACCAGTGATGACATCTTTAGTTTACCCCAAGAGCCAGGCAAAACGCTGGTGGTGGGAGCTGGCTACATCGGACTGGAGTGCGCCGGTTTCCTAAAAGGATTGGGTTACGATGCGACCGTGATGGTGCGATCAATTCTGCTGCGTGGTTTCGACCAGCAGATGGCTACCATGGTTGGCGACGCAATGGTTGAGAAAGGCATCAAGTTCATACACAAAACTCAACCTAAATCGGTAGAGAAACAGGATGATGGCCGCCTGCTCGTGAAATACGCTTCCGATGATGGTACCGAGGGTAGCGATGTGTACGATACGGTCTTATTTGCCATTGGCCGAACTGCTTTGACCGATGATTTGAAACTGGATCAGGCAGGTATTGTTACGGCTGAAGGAGGCAAGTCCGATAAGCTTGATGTAGACACGTTCGAAACGACGAATGTTGCGAATGTTTTCGCCGTTGGTGATGTGTTGTACAAGAAGCCTGAATTGACGCCGGTGGCTATACATGCTGGTCGTCTGTTGGCACGACGACTTTTCAACAATCAAACCGATGTGATGGATTACGTCGATGTGGCGACAACCGTGTTCTCTCCTCTGGAGTATGGCTGCGTTGGACTGAGCGAAGAGGCTGCCGAGGAACAGTTCGGCAAGGACAAGGTCGAGGTGTACCACGCGTACTACAAACCAACGGAATTCTTTGTCCCACAGCGTAGTGTGCGGTACTGCTATCTGAAGGCGGTATCCCTGTTGGAAGGAGACCAGAAGGTTCTTGGATTACACTTCCTCGGCCCAGCTGCGGGAGAAGTCATCCAAGGCTTTGCCGCTGCCTTGAAATCGGGACTCACGATGAAGATTTTGAAGAATACTGTCGGTATCCACCCAACCGTGGCAGAGGAATTCACCCGACTGCTGATTACGAAGAGTTCCGGACTGGATCCAACTCCAGCCACATGCTGCAGCTAA
- the LOC129772706 gene encoding thioredoxin reductase 1, mitochondrial isoform X3 encodes MSLFVTRRVGNLINVHLTRFLRTHTSALVKENFEYDLVVIGGGSGGLACAKEAVQFGAKVAVLDFVKPSPRGTKWGLGGTCVNVGCIPKKLMHQAALLGEAIHDSQPYGWKFADPTSVKHDWATLTESVQNHIKSVNWVTRVDLRDKKVEYVNGLGYFQDAHNVVAVMKNQTERVLNAKYVVIAVGGRPRYPNIPGAVEHGITSDDIFSLPQEPGKTLVVGAGYIGLECAGFLKGLGYDATVMVRSILLRGFDQQMATMVGDAMVEKGIKFIHKTQPKSVEKQDDGRLLVKYASDDGTEGSDVYDTVLFAIGRTALTDDLKLDQAGIVTAEGGKSDKLDVDTFETTNVANVFAVGDVLYKKPELTPVAIHAGRLLARRLFNNQTDVMDYVDVATTVFSPLEYGCVGLSEEAAEEQFGKDKVEVYHAYYKPTEFFVPQRSVRYCYLKAVSLLEGDQKVLGLHFLGPAAGEVIQGFAAALKSGLTMKILKNTVGIHPTVAEEFTRLLITKSSGLDPTPATCCS; translated from the exons ATGTCACTATTTGTGACGCGACGCGTTGGAAACCTTATAAATGTGCATCTGACAAGGTTCCTTCGCACGCACACCTCTGCGCTAGTGA AGGAAAACTTCGAGTACGACCTGGTCGTCATCGGCGGTGGCTCCGGTGGGTTGGCTTGCGCCAAGGAAGCCGTCCAGTTCGGGGCCAAAGTGGCTGTGCTGGATTTCGTCAAACCATCGCCCCGTGGCACAAAGTGGGGTCTCGGTGGGACCTGCGTGAACGTTGGATGCATTCCCAAGAAGCTGATGCACCAAGCGGCTCTGCTCGGTGAGGCTATCCAT GATTCTCAGCCCTATGGGTGGAAATTTGCCGATCCGACATCCGTCAAGCACGATTGGGCCACCCTGACCGAGTCGGTGCAGAATCACATTAAATCCGTCAACTGGGTGACTCGGGTGGATCTACGCGACAAGAAAGTTGAGTACGTCAATGGGTTGGGTTACTTCCAAGATGCCCACAATGTGGTGGCTGTGATGAAGAATCAAACCGAACGTGTGTTGAACGCCAAGTACGTGGTCATCGCTGTTGGTGGTCGCCCACGCTATCCAAACATTCCGGGCGCCGTGGAGCACGGCATTACCAGTGATGACATCTTTAGTTTACCCCAAGAGCCAGGCAAAACGCTGGTGGTGGGAGCTGGCTACATCGGACTGGAGTGCGCCGGTTTCCTAAAAGGATTGGGTTACGATGCGACCGTGATGGTGCGATCAATTCTGCTGCGTGGTTTCGACCAGCAGATGGCTACCATGGTTGGCGACGCAATGGTTGAGAAAGGCATCAAGTTCATACACAAAACTCAACCTAAATCGGTAGAGAAACAGGATGATGGCCGCCTGCTCGTGAAATACGCTTCCGATGATGGTACCGAGGGTAGCGATGTGTACGATACGGTCTTATTTGCCATTGGCCGAACTGCTTTGACCGATGATTTGAAACTGGATCAGGCAGGTATTGTTACGGCTGAAGGAGGCAAGTCCGATAAGCTTGATGTAGACACGTTCGAAACGACGAATGTTGCGAATGTTTTCGCCGTTGGTGATGTGTTGTACAAGAAGCCTGAATTGACGCCGGTGGCTATACATGCTGGTCGTCTGTTGGCACGACGACTTTTCAACAATCAAACCGATGTGATGGATTACGTCGATGTGGCGACAACCGTGTTCTCTCCTCTGGAGTATGGCTGCGTTGGACTGAGCGAAGAGGCTGCCGAGGAACAGTTCGGCAAGGACAAGGTCGAGGTGTACCACGCGTACTACAAACCAACGGAATTCTTTGTCCCACAGCGTAGTGTGCGGTACTGCTATCTGAAGGCGGTATCCCTGTTGGAAGGAGACCAGAAGGTTCTTGGATTACACTTCCTCGGCCCAGCTGCGGGAGAAGTCATCCAAGGCTTTGCCGCTGCCTTGAAATCGGGACTCACGATGAAGATTTTGAAGAATACTGTCGGTATCCACCCAACCGTGGCAGAGGAATTCACCCGACTGCTGATTACGAAGAGTTCCGGACTGGATCCAACTCCAGCCACATGCTGCAGCTAA
- the LOC129772951 gene encoding C-factor, which translates to MSSILITGCNRGLGLGLIKCFLKLSPSPQHIIATCRDPQQAEELSSLAQQHSNLHLLQIDLKDVDRYEQFAAEVNSIVGDNGLNVLFNNAGVSPKSTRLNFVKSDDLVDTFLTNTVAPIMLTKTLTPLLKKAAEANASTPMGPRKACIINMSSILGSIEANTDGGLYAYRTSKSALNAATKSMSIDLRSNQIMAVAMHPGWVRTDMGGSKAPLAVEQSCEQMVQTVLSLGEKHNGGFLQYDGKELPW; encoded by the exons ATGAGTTCCATCCTAATCACCGGTTGCAATCGAGGGCTCGGCCTTGGGCTGATAAAGTGTTTCTTGAAGCTGTCGCCTTCGCCGCAGCATATAATCGCTACTTGCCGCGATCCGCAGCAGGCTGAG GAACTCAGCTCGCTGGCCCAGCAGCACTCGAACCTACATTTGCTGCAAATCG ATTTGAAGGATGTCGACCGATACGAGCAGTTCGCCGCGGAAGTAAACTCAATCGTGGGCGATAACGGGCTAAACGTGTTGTTCAACAATGCCGGCGTATCGCCGAAATCTACCCGGCtcaatttcgtgaaaagtgacgACTTGGTGGACACGTTCCTAACCAACACTGTGGCACCGATAATGCTCACAAAG ACACTTACACCCCTGCTGAAGAAAGCGGCCGAAGCGAACGCCTCGACTCCGATGGGACCCCGCAAGGCATGCATCATCAATATGAGCTCGATCCTGGGCTCGATCGAAGCCAACACGGACGGAGGATTGTATGCTTACCGGACGTCCAAATCTGCCCTCAATGCCGCCACCAAGTCGATGAGTATCGATCTGAGGTCGAACCAGATTATGGCCGTCGCGATGCATCCCGGATGGGTTCGAACCGATATGGGTGGATCGAAGGCTCCGCTGGCGGTGGAGCAGAGCTGCGAGCAGATGGTGCAGACGGTGCTGAGTTTGGGTGAGAAACACAACGGAGGATTTTTGCAGTATGACGGGAAGGAGCTGCCCTGGTAG